In Arachis hypogaea cultivar Tifrunner chromosome 2, arahy.Tifrunner.gnm2.J5K5, whole genome shotgun sequence, a genomic segment contains:
- the LOC112747105 gene encoding uncharacterized protein, whose amino-acid sequence MASSPTPTPTPTPSSPKLIAPITTITATTTTTTTTNTTNDAVSPTKKPQPIPWTHQETVNLIRAYQEKWYALKRGPLRANQWEEVAVVVAARCGYDFNHPCKSAVQCRHKMEKLRQRHRAEKKQHLLTTSRVPARATWQYYGLMDELERGPMPISARPITSMAPTGGNDEYGNYGSFDQNDDDFIEENEERENYIKSKSINYLLSKKPSMNKCSGILRDRVPKGLWRFDDADYDDDDVNYLDDDDDDDDDDGNCGGGGGDERGVVMVDERALVSGLSTEIKDFTERFIGMENLKMRIVKETERRRLEMENRRMEMILESRQRTIDSIGRVFGSSKRLKMSEGS is encoded by the coding sequence ATGGCCTCCTCACCCACACCCACACCCACACCCACACCCTCATCTCCAAAACTAATTGCTCCAATTACCACCATAACCGCtaccacaaccacaaccacaacaaCAAACACCACAAACGACGCCGTTTCGCCCACCAAGAAACCCCAACCGATTCCATGGACTCACCAGGAGACCGTTAACCTGATCAGGGCGTACCAGGAGAAATGGTACGCCTTGAAGCGCGGCCCGCTCCGGGCCAACCAGTGGGAAGAGGTCGCCGTCGTCGTCGCCGCCCGCTGCGGCTACGACTTTAACCATCCTTGCAAGTCCGCCGTCCAGTGTCGCCACAAGATGGAGAAGCTCCGCCAGCGCCACCGAGCCGAGAAGAAGCAACATCTTCTCACCACCTCCCGCGTCCCTGCCCGTGCCACGTGGCAGTATTATGGCCTTATGGATGAGCTGGAGCGTGGCCCAATGCCGATCTCCGCCCGGCCCATAACCTCCATGGCGCCTACGGGCGGCAACGACGAGTACGGTAATTACGGAAGTTTCGATCAAAATGACGATGATTTCATTGAGGAAAATGAAGAAAgggaaaattatataaaatcaaagagTATTAATTATCTTCTTAGCAAGAAACCCTCAATGAACAAGTGTAGTGGGATTTTGAGGGATCGTGTTCCAAAAGGATTGTGGAGATTTGATGATGCtgactatgatgatgatgatgttaattatcttgatgatgatgatgatgatgatgatgatgatggtaattgtggtggtggtggtggtgacgaGAGAGGAGTGGtaatggtggatgagagggctTTGGTTTCGGGTTTGAGTACAGAGATAAAAGACTTCACTGAGAGGTTCATTGGGATGGAGAATTTGAAGATGAGGATCGTGAAGGAAACTGAGAGGCGGAGGTTGGAGATGGAGAACAGGCGGATGGAGATGATCCTTGAGTCGCGGCAGCGGACCATTGATTCGATTGGGAGGGTGTTCGGGTCATCCAAGAGACTCAAGATGAGTGAAGGAAGCTGA
- the LOC112726526 gene encoding uncharacterized protein: MSQDHRQLDSSLICWVILPLIQSNPSVSIPVLQGAVQVSYHFKPSYRKVWLAKQKAIAQIYGDWEKSYNKVPKLLQELQSYFSGTICDLHVKPFYNAQLLVRDCSMFDKVFWSFPSCVEAFKYCKPFVSVDGMHLYGRYGGMLLITVAQDRNSNILPIAFVIAESESTESWSFFLTNLRCHVTP; the protein is encoded by the coding sequence ATGTCTCAAGACCATCGTCAGCTAGACAGCAGTCTGATATGTTGGGTCATCTTGCCGTTGATACAGTCCAACCCCTCTGTCAGCATTCCAGTTTTGCAAGGTGCAGTCCAGGTGAGCTACCACTTCAAGCCATCCTACAGAAAGGTGTGGTTGGCCAAGCAGAAGGCAATTGCACAAATCTATGGGGATTGGGAGAAGTCGTACAATAAGGTTCCCAAGTTGCTTCAGGAACTGCAGAGCTATTTTTCTGGTACCATTTGTGACCTCCACGTcaaaccattctacaatgcacaACTGCTTGTACGTGACTGCAGTATGTTCGACAAGGTATTTTGGTCTTTCCCGTCATGTGTAGAAGCCTTCAAGTATTGCAAGCCCTTTGTCTCTGTAGATGGGATGCATCTGTATGGCAGGTATGGTGGTATGTTGCTTATTACGGTGGCGCAAGATAGGAATAGCAACATCCTGCCCATTGCATTTGTCATTGCAGAGTCCGAGAGCACGGAGTCATGGTCGTTCTTCCTAACTAATCTGAGATGCCACGTCACCCCATAA